A genomic segment from Treponema sp. Marseille-Q3903 encodes:
- a CDS encoding SpoIIE family protein phosphatase, producing the protein MENSGTKITKHFFTKLFFILLILFLHAMDVPAEDFYWERPATITVTDSRFPVTVLGKEKTYLFWEEIDAKNSQIYLSCRAYYSLENYTENRRFAGPFDYSGGEVPDIYTAAVNNRDTIVVAASTGLSSISVYTSTDGGVSFSESKMKSSDSSIMIAPRVYKTSAENFKMFTSVGEENSFTIYTSESDDGKKWSRFEQFQPAKDYRNPFIPVMVSTDDYDIVVFQIQYTSADTNRLSYQLYMTTRRVDERGRASEWTQAFLITDKKSLPPSSTREFHSYQNQRAFLFNHKGHVYIAWERAYYQNSAIWLAELDLNGIKNGTAEEISSKGSASRPIFFEYKDSLYLTWFDTRRGRESIYMAKKNGNYWSETGLVENNNANMFAYPLVTHESDEKSVLSYVWQQKTNGKIVKNSIAILSPDKTCLPPTFTPLSYKKGKSSRAKDVEIKINFPEDSSNIAGYSYTWALQNQDGLTPADSVPPEQIEHFTKENKIKLKASQDGKYVLTARIVDYAGNWSEPASISYHLDLTPPDAPTFDIENVDEYGFLNSNNYNLHWQKSHALDTSSYFYKIDYLGSIPKSIQVSKNNPLKMEKDQVEKIIDDLLSKYEQKQLKPHSFQQKIETQNTFTNRYYNSPNGIYVLSVSAIDEVGNVSEPSKLVYILNKFKPSTYITDVTQKEKIGETILTINGGGFTYDGTVSEIYIDRDGSTPYDLVLKKQNENYKVQSDTCISNVNIGESLEQGIYRIILLHTDRGLYTSGRILRIGQNGTVKIESEYVKQSTLTPVFSIYKYKLALNLLLALIILSLCAITVIFIFVAILGSVHEKRITQIQINSLIKGAFMPLSESTKKTKRLPSLKKKLIAFTFSLIIVVVLSVSIQNGYKVVRLQEQTMAAGLENRTDVLLESLHSGVKNFFPANQILELSALPGQKEAMPEVSYVTILGQKQNSTSAEKIDYIWATNDPDSKLNPSKAGYGYGELESDEHVFTEITSKMPQLDKEIAAGVKELSDKIEELDSQAATLYASSRQRDTQEAERISDIAAKLRNQMDEKLSEYSKNASGSYPHFDTKNLDRSNTEYFFYRPVIYRKGTTGNYVHGLIYLKLSTQTLIDSLNAETKRIVYFSIIIAVFAVAFGIFGSFLFASLIVKPIKKLERHVIMIGQTKNKIALKGKDVDIKSKDEVGRLGDAVNNMTHELVANAEEEKLAMDGKAVQKAFLPLSDSDANNKKTTAEYQDNNIQCFGYYEGESGVSGDYFDYKKLDDKWYCIIKCDASGHGIPAAIIMTVVATIFRRYFNNWTYEKKGTSLNKLVEQINDFIEELGLKGKFATLIVCMLNVKTGELYMCNAGDNLVHIYDSATQKMKLVTLSSAPTAGVFTSDLVSLRGGFKVEKTVLNHGDILFLYTDGIEESARRIRESDYSVRKQDVGIKKINPDTRQEEIEHKFEDLKEEFGAERVQKIIEAVYNKRKYTLTKLDNPLAGETLEFDFSKCEGTVSEAILALASLEKVFRLYKSPSTLPTDYIKIDKKIDEFLSRYFNKYDYYAAHKSKDAENSSNYIDYDNMLEDEQSDDLTLLAIKLL; encoded by the coding sequence ATGGAAAACAGCGGAACAAAAATCACAAAACATTTTTTTACAAAGCTATTTTTTATTCTCTTGATTTTGTTTTTGCACGCTATGGATGTGCCTGCCGAAGATTTTTACTGGGAGCGTCCGGCGACAATCACTGTTACAGATTCGCGATTCCCGGTGACTGTTTTAGGAAAAGAAAAAACATATCTTTTTTGGGAAGAAATCGACGCAAAAAATAGTCAGATTTATCTTTCTTGTCGTGCTTACTATTCCCTCGAAAATTACACAGAAAACAGAAGATTTGCAGGTCCGTTTGATTATTCCGGCGGAGAAGTGCCAGATATCTACACAGCTGCCGTAAATAATCGAGATACGATTGTTGTTGCAGCTTCAACAGGGCTTTCAAGTATTTCGGTATATACTTCGACAGATGGCGGCGTTTCGTTTTCAGAAAGTAAAATGAAATCTTCGGACTCATCGATCATGATTGCCCCTCGTGTTTATAAAACATCAGCAGAAAACTTTAAGATGTTCACGTCTGTCGGTGAGGAAAACTCGTTTACAATTTATACATCAGAATCAGATGATGGGAAAAAATGGAGCAGATTTGAGCAGTTTCAGCCTGCCAAAGATTATAGAAATCCTTTTATTCCTGTTATGGTAAGCACAGATGATTACGATATAGTCGTATTCCAAATTCAGTATACTTCTGCTGATACAAACAGACTTTCGTATCAATTATATATGACTACACGTCGTGTAGACGAGCGAGGAAGGGCAAGTGAATGGACGCAGGCTTTTTTAATCACAGATAAAAAGTCTCTTCCTCCAAGTTCAACAAGAGAGTTTCATTCATACCAGAATCAGCGTGCGTTTTTGTTCAATCATAAAGGGCATGTCTATATTGCGTGGGAGCGAGCGTATTATCAGAATTCGGCAATTTGGCTTGCAGAGCTTGATTTGAATGGAATTAAAAATGGAACGGCCGAAGAAATTTCGTCAAAAGGAAGCGCTAGCCGCCCGATTTTTTTTGAATATAAAGATTCACTTTATTTGACGTGGTTTGACACGCGGCGCGGTCGTGAATCTATATACATGGCAAAAAAAAATGGCAACTACTGGAGCGAGACAGGACTTGTAGAAAACAACAATGCGAATATGTTTGCGTATCCGCTTGTAACTCATGAAAGCGATGAAAAATCAGTGCTTTCTTATGTCTGGCAGCAAAAAACAAACGGTAAAATTGTGAAAAACTCGATTGCAATTCTTTCACCCGATAAAACTTGTTTGCCACCGACATTTACGCCTCTTTCTTATAAAAAAGGAAAATCTTCACGCGCTAAAGATGTAGAGATAAAGATAAATTTTCCTGAAGATTCTTCGAATATTGCAGGCTATTCTTATACGTGGGCACTACAAAATCAAGACGGTTTAACGCCGGCTGATTCTGTGCCTCCTGAACAGATTGAGCACTTTACAAAAGAAAACAAGATAAAATTAAAAGCATCACAAGACGGAAAGTACGTGCTTACTGCCCGCATTGTAGATTATGCAGGTAACTGGTCAGAACCGGCGAGCATAAGTTATCATCTTGACCTTACGCCACCGGATGCTCCGACCTTTGATATAGAAAATGTAGATGAATACGGATTTTTAAACTCGAATAACTACAATCTTCACTGGCAAAAATCTCATGCTTTGGATACATCAAGTTATTTTTATAAAATCGACTACTTAGGTTCAATCCCAAAATCTATTCAAGTTTCCAAAAATAATCCGCTGAAAATGGAAAAAGACCAAGTTGAAAAAATAATAGATGATTTACTTTCTAAATATGAACAAAAGCAACTTAAACCGCACAGTTTTCAGCAGAAAATCGAAACTCAAAATACTTTTACAAACCGCTATTACAATAGCCCGAACGGAATATATGTGCTTTCTGTTTCTGCGATAGATGAAGTTGGAAACGTCAGCGAACCATCAAAACTCGTGTATATATTAAATAAATTTAAACCTTCAACATATATCACAGATGTAACGCAAAAAGAAAAAATTGGAGAAACAATCCTCACAATAAACGGCGGTGGCTTTACTTATGACGGGACAGTCAGCGAAATATACATTGACCGCGATGGAAGCACTCCATACGATCTTGTTTTAAAAAAGCAAAATGAAAACTACAAAGTTCAGTCAGATACATGCATTTCAAATGTGAACATCGGAGAAAGTTTAGAGCAGGGAATATACAGAATAATTCTTTTACACACAGACCGCGGATTATATACTTCAGGCAGAATATTGCGAATCGGTCAAAACGGCACAGTAAAAATCGAATCAGAGTACGTAAAGCAATCGACTTTAACACCTGTGTTTTCAATATACAAATACAAACTAGCATTAAATCTTTTACTTGCTTTAATAATATTGTCGTTGTGTGCAATAACAGTGATTTTCATATTTGTTGCAATTTTGGGAAGTGTTCATGAGAAGCGTATAACGCAGATTCAAATAAATTCCCTCATAAAAGGAGCCTTTATGCCATTGTCAGAATCAACAAAAAAAACAAAACGTTTGCCTAGCCTCAAGAAGAAGCTGATAGCTTTTACTTTCTCGCTGATTATCGTCGTAGTTTTGTCTGTTTCTATTCAAAACGGTTATAAAGTTGTAAGACTTCAGGAACAGACAATGGCTGCCGGGCTTGAAAACAGAACTGATGTACTTTTGGAAAGCCTTCATTCAGGAGTAAAAAACTTTTTCCCTGCAAACCAGATTCTTGAACTTTCGGCGCTTCCCGGTCAAAAAGAGGCGATGCCGGAAGTCAGTTATGTGACAATTTTAGGACAAAAGCAAAACTCTACAAGTGCGGAAAAAATAGATTACATCTGGGCAACTAACGATCCGGATTCAAAACTCAATCCTTCAAAGGCAGGTTACGGCTACGGAGAGCTTGAATCAGATGAACATGTATTTACGGAAATCACTTCAAAGATGCCTCAATTAGATAAAGAAATTGCTGCCGGAGTAAAAGAACTTTCGGATAAGATTGAAGAACTTGACTCTCAGGCAGCAACACTTTATGCATCTTCTCGCCAAAGAGATACGCAAGAAGCAGAACGCATCTCCGATATTGCGGCTAAGCTCCGCAATCAGATGGACGAAAAACTTTCAGAATATTCAAAAAATGCATCGGGGTCTTATCCTCATTTTGACACTAAAAACCTTGACCGTTCAAATACGGAATATTTCTTTTATAGACCTGTCATATACAGAAAGGGAACTACAGGAAACTACGTTCACGGTTTGATTTATCTCAAGCTTTCAACACAAACGCTGATCGACAGTTTGAACGCCGAAACAAAAAGAATCGTTTACTTTTCGATTATAATCGCAGTTTTTGCAGTTGCATTTGGTATTTTCGGTTCTTTTTTGTTTGCGTCATTGATTGTAAAACCTATAAAAAAACTTGAGCGTCACGTAATCATGATTGGTCAGACAAAAAATAAAATTGCGCTAAAAGGAAAAGACGTCGACATAAAGTCAAAAGACGAAGTGGGGCGACTCGGAGATGCTGTCAACAACATGACCCACGAACTTGTCGCAAATGCCGAAGAAGAAAAACTCGCTATGGATGGAAAAGCTGTTCAAAAAGCATTTCTTCCGTTGAGTGACAGCGATGCAAACAATAAAAAGACAACTGCCGAATATCAAGATAACAATATACAGTGTTTTGGCTACTATGAAGGTGAGTCTGGAGTTTCCGGCGACTACTTTGACTATAAAAAACTTGATGATAAATGGTACTGCATAATAAAGTGCGATGCTTCAGGGCATGGAATTCCTGCCGCAATCATCATGACTGTCGTTGCAACAATCTTCCGCCGCTATTTTAACAACTGGACTTATGAAAAAAAAGGTACTTCTCTAAACAAGCTTGTCGAGCAGATAAACGACTTTATTGAAGAACTCGGCTTAAAAGGAAAGTTCGCAACGCTTATAGTCTGCATGTTGAATGTAAAAACAGGGGAGCTTTACATGTGCAATGCCGGCGACAACCTCGTCCACATCTACGATTCTGCAACACAAAAAATGAAGCTTGTTACGCTTTCATCTGCACCGACTGCCGGAGTATTCACTTCCGATTTAGTTTCACTACGGGGCGGTTTTAAAGTAGAAAAAACTGTCTTGAACCATGGAGATATTTTGTTTCTTTACACAGACGGAATTGAAGAGTCTGCACGACGTATCAGAGAGAGCGATTACTCTGTGCGTAAGCAAGATGTAGGAATTAAAAAGATAAACCCTGATACACGTCAGGAAGAGATAGAGCATAAATTCGAAGATTTAAAAGAGGAGTTTGGTGCAGAACGCGTTCAAAAAATAATTGAAGCTGTTTACAACAAAAGAAAATATACTCTTACAAAACTCGACAACCCACTTGCAGGCGAAACACTTGAATTCGATTTTTCAAAATGCGAAGGAACTGTCAGTGAAGCGATACTTGCACTCGCATCGCTTGAAAAAGTCTTCCGGCTTTACAAATCTCCGTCAACATTGCCGACAGATTATATAAAAATTGATAAAAAGATTGACGAATTCCTCTCAAGGTATTTTAATAAATATGACTATTATGCTGCGCATAAATCAAAAGATGCAGAAAATAGTTCAAACTACATAGACTACGATAACATGCTTGAAGATGAACAGTCAGATGACCTGACACTTTTAGCAATCAAACTGTTGTAA
- a CDS encoding UPF0164 family protein has protein sequence MKIPKRKLDIMKCRHVFKISIALFFLSVICPNFIKSYSTLHSQSYSEIQSKLSDFFNSFSDSNEGTTTFRSMLIPFGGRTESLGNAYVGLCDDINYLNYNPAAGCVQKETQAAIFHNSWIADSKLETLAFTTRSKKITHLSFGSYITCFYVPFSEYNNFGDRVATNYYSETTAAFNASYNFLAGYDFKGAALGGTAKTSWRGMPNYTDDNTNGIIKGSGLEQSALAFAFDFGALFQFNFLKYYSSREPNVRIGFSVKNIGVSVTGFGNKLKIDDPLPSYVSGGMSLKFIKPVTLTFEVQQPFVLASSSYLLPYFNFGVSVQFTNFIQWLAGFSLQGSNPRFSTGFEFEVAKIRFNFNYTLDLTTSFAPLNRIGLSVKIMFGDKGRSIIQKQIDDYFQMGLELYLQSKWEESIEIWEKCLELDKRFDPAKQAIQTAKYQIDMMQMIKDSLMIDRS, from the coding sequence ATGAAAATTCCGAAAAGAAAATTAGATATTATGAAATGCCGCCATGTTTTTAAAATCTCAATCGCTCTCTTTTTTTTATCAGTGATATGCCCGAATTTCATAAAAAGCTATTCAACCCTTCATTCTCAGTCATATTCGGAAATCCAATCAAAGCTTTCTGATTTTTTTAATTCTTTTTCAGATTCGAACGAAGGAACTACGACTTTTCGTTCCATGCTGATTCCGTTTGGAGGAAGAACAGAGAGCCTTGGAAACGCTTATGTTGGGCTTTGCGATGATATAAATTATCTGAATTACAATCCGGCTGCCGGATGTGTTCAAAAAGAAACTCAAGCAGCCATTTTCCATAACTCGTGGATTGCAGATTCAAAGCTCGAAACTCTCGCTTTTACAACAAGGTCAAAAAAAATCACTCACCTAAGTTTTGGCTCATATATAACGTGCTTTTATGTGCCTTTTTCTGAATACAATAATTTTGGTGACAGAGTTGCGACAAATTATTATTCAGAAACGACTGCGGCGTTCAATGCTTCTTACAATTTTCTTGCAGGATATGATTTTAAAGGAGCTGCGCTTGGCGGAACCGCAAAAACATCATGGCGAGGGATGCCGAACTACACTGATGACAACACAAACGGAATTATAAAAGGTTCGGGGCTTGAACAGAGCGCTCTTGCCTTTGCTTTTGATTTTGGAGCTTTATTCCAATTCAACTTTTTAAAATATTATTCTTCGAGAGAACCGAATGTCCGCATAGGTTTTTCTGTAAAAAACATCGGTGTTTCCGTAACAGGATTTGGAAATAAATTAAAAATTGACGATCCGCTCCCATCTTATGTTTCCGGTGGAATGTCACTAAAATTTATAAAACCTGTCACGTTGACGTTTGAAGTTCAGCAACCTTTTGTGTTAGCTTCGAGCTCTTACCTTCTGCCGTATTTTAATTTCGGAGTTTCAGTTCAATTTACAAATTTTATTCAGTGGCTTGCAGGTTTTTCACTGCAAGGCTCAAATCCGAGGTTTAGCACAGGATTTGAATTTGAAGTGGCAAAAATAAGGTTTAATTTTAATTACACTCTTGATTTGACGACTTCGTTTGCACCACTAAACAGAATCGGGCTTTCTGTAAAAATCATGTTCGGTGATAAAGGCAGAAGTATAATTCAAAAACAGATAGATGACTATTTCCAGATGGGGCTTGAATTATATTTGCAGTCAAAATGGGAAGAATCAATTGAAATTTGGGAAAAATGTCTGGAGCTCGACAAGAGGTTTGACCCTGCAAAACAAGCGATTCAAACAGCAAAATATCAAATAGATATGATGCAGATGATAAAAGACAGCCTCATGATAGACCGGTCGTGA
- a CDS encoding 1,4-alpha-glucan branching protein domain-containing protein, producing the protein MQKKVCIVIKANQEFIRHTGEDVKKNAAVLNNLFESISDVYIPMLRMIDKLNLAKIPCRFAVVLPPVLCNLLSDDSIQTLYIDWLNKKNELGLSELERNKNDSKITQIIKSEIYENEELKQDFEKKYQKNLIEVFSKHMKNGTIEILGTCGTEIFMPHYIDMKEVLSAQIECGLYAYRQYFGVAPEGFWLPDFGYAPGVEKLIRAYGYTYTILDARSILFAEKIPETGIFYPSRTENSLVVFCRDNKVDEELYGYYGYLYSVNYRNQNRDIGYDLPIEELAPFIESGSSRYSTGFKYWNRWFKDESKSVYDKNEALKQVEKDAEAFVANRKETLNKAAELLPNQKFVAEICTFDVSKMSRQWHECILWLENIFRAFEKTDVEVDTCCNLCEDQYNLEKIEPYYSAGIGEGYGENLLSSKNCWMARYIKKACERMVDLADRFPNDTGLKTRLLNLGAKELLLAQSSNLADMIDKDELPEFAERRFRESITAFTTVFDSLGSNTVSTEWLTKIEMKDSVFLWMNYRIFSRKK; encoded by the coding sequence ATGCAGAAAAAAGTTTGTATCGTTATAAAAGCAAATCAGGAGTTTATCCGACACACCGGCGAAGATGTCAAAAAGAATGCGGCTGTTTTGAACAATCTTTTTGAGTCTATCTCCGATGTATATATTCCAATGCTCAGGATGATAGATAAACTCAATCTGGCGAAAATTCCGTGCAGATTCGCTGTTGTCCTTCCTCCTGTTTTGTGTAACTTGCTTTCCGACGATTCTATTCAAACGCTTTATATCGACTGGCTTAATAAAAAAAATGAACTTGGTCTGAGCGAACTTGAACGAAATAAAAACGATTCAAAAATCACACAGATAATCAAATCCGAGATTTATGAAAATGAAGAATTGAAACAAGATTTTGAAAAAAAATATCAAAAAAATCTTATTGAAGTCTTTTCAAAACACATGAAAAACGGAACGATAGAGATTCTCGGAACATGCGGAACTGAAATTTTTATGCCGCATTATATCGATATGAAAGAAGTCCTTTCGGCGCAAATTGAATGTGGGCTTTATGCATACAGGCAGTATTTTGGGGTTGCTCCCGAAGGTTTTTGGCTTCCTGATTTTGGGTATGCTCCTGGTGTTGAAAAATTAATTCGCGCTTACGGCTATACATATACAATTCTCGACGCACGAAGCATTTTGTTTGCAGAAAAAATCCCAGAAACCGGAATCTTCTATCCATCAAGAACGGAAAATTCTCTTGTTGTATTTTGTCGCGACAACAAAGTTGATGAAGAGCTCTACGGCTATTACGGCTATCTTTATTCGGTCAATTACAGAAATCAGAACAGAGACATTGGATACGATCTTCCAATCGAAGAACTTGCTCCTTTTATTGAAAGCGGCAGTTCAAGATATTCCACAGGTTTTAAATATTGGAACAGATGGTTCAAAGACGAATCAAAATCGGTTTATGACAAAAACGAAGCTCTAAAACAAGTTGAAAAAGACGCTGAAGCTTTTGTTGCAAACAGAAAAGAAACTTTAAATAAAGCTGCAGAACTTTTGCCGAATCAGAAATTTGTTGCGGAAATATGCACGTTTGATGTTTCAAAAATGAGCAGACAATGGCACGAATGCATCTTATGGCTTGAAAATATTTTCAGGGCTTTTGAAAAAACTGATGTTGAAGTTGACACATGCTGCAATCTTTGTGAGGATCAGTACAATCTCGAAAAAATTGAACCGTATTATTCTGCGGGAATCGGAGAAGGCTATGGTGAAAATCTTCTTTCAAGCAAAAATTGCTGGATGGCGCGTTATATTAAAAAAGCTTGTGAAAGAATGGTAGACCTAGCAGACAGGTTTCCTAACGATACAGGGCTAAAAACAAGGCTTTTGAATCTTGGTGCGAAAGAGCTTTTGCTTGCTCAAAGTTCAAATCTGGCAGACATGATCGATAAAGATGAACTCCCTGAATTTGCCGAAAGGCGCTTCAGAGAATCGATAACAGCGTTCACCACAGTATTCGATTCACTAGGGTCAAACACTGTCAGCACAGAATGGTTGACTAAAATTGAAATGAAAGATTCTGTATTTTTATGGATGAACTACAGAATTTTTTCCAGAAAGAAATAA
- a CDS encoding DUF4912 domain-containing protein encodes MSGESINRAYLETLIFSDLVNLADKYGVDVPDDLDRRFLIAELLELVEESGSNSNTEEMKISHDGSSENTVVFIGNYNETQISCILRNPAWLFVFWNISENDSTKIKKSVGSSLKLRICSLSDSKSMSVIDDFEVQTVTDSQEQYVLIPKGKKFLKVDLICECAGTKEILAFSPVVTIPHGSSLVNDLQPGRDVHFSPVVELSGMKLILTEQYKNHRHSFS; translated from the coding sequence ATGAGTGGAGAATCAATTAATCGTGCATATCTTGAAACACTTATTTTTTCTGACTTGGTGAACCTTGCAGATAAATATGGTGTAGACGTTCCTGATGATTTGGACAGGCGTTTTCTTATCGCCGAACTCCTTGAGCTTGTTGAAGAGTCAGGCAGCAATAGCAATACTGAAGAAATGAAGATTTCACATGATGGAAGCAGTGAAAACACTGTAGTTTTCATCGGCAACTACAACGAAACTCAAATTTCATGTATTTTGCGAAATCCAGCATGGTTGTTTGTTTTCTGGAACATCAGTGAAAACGATTCTACAAAAATTAAAAAATCGGTTGGCAGCTCTCTAAAATTGAGGATATGTTCATTGTCAGATTCAAAAAGTATGTCGGTTATCGATGATTTTGAAGTGCAGACAGTTACAGACAGTCAGGAACAGTATGTTCTTATTCCAAAAGGCAAAAAATTTTTAAAAGTTGATCTTATCTGTGAGTGTGCAGGAACAAAAGAAATCCTCGCATTTTCACCTGTAGTTACAATTCCACATGGTTCTTCTTTAGTCAATGATTTGCAGCCTGGTCGCGATGTTCATTTTTCTCCGGTTGTTGAACTGTCAGGAATGAAATTGATTTTGACTGAGCAGTATAAAAATCACAGGCATTCGTTTTCATGA
- a CDS encoding HD-GYP domain-containing protein, producing MVTVTTASLKKDMTFSGDLFIDNTFLLLPKTAEVNDDMIKALNTWGFENLLCEGSLSLGGDIGIEGSTDDDFSEQASKEKINLNVKKIIEDSKHSATYNNDIDRMNMVREVYNEYMNYIESVFTHFVTHKEINQNELSETVQDLVIFIKEHKRYILRINPTLDANKKNFLVLHSMRCTVVALAIGLQLHLPLSKMIDLGVTCIIHEIGMLRLPPQLYMTPKRLTANERAQVSKHTLFGYTITKDLNFPLSIQLGVLEHHENENGTGYPRHITGDKITSIAKIISVACSYEAISSPRSYKDERSTFEALLEMLQNKEKKYDDAIIKALLYTVSLYPIGTYVYLSDKKVAEVVDSTPGDPRCPYVQYLTERDEHGAQKVIQTGAKSGITVLRILTKQEQQDAMRIIAEKNKAISPAAVTAVSQTGTSQTGTDITQTEKLAQQSVKKSQTENQSVSELEEIDINTFN from the coding sequence ATGGTTACGGTTACAACTGCATCACTAAAAAAAGACATGACTTTCTCCGGCGATCTGTTCATAGATAACACATTTTTGCTTTTGCCAAAAACGGCAGAAGTAAATGATGACATGATCAAAGCATTAAACACATGGGGATTTGAAAACCTTTTGTGTGAAGGTTCTTTGAGTCTTGGCGGTGATATTGGTATTGAAGGTTCTACCGATGACGATTTTTCAGAACAGGCTTCAAAAGAAAAAATCAATTTAAATGTCAAAAAAATCATTGAAGATTCAAAGCACTCTGCAACATACAACAACGACATAGACAGAATGAATATGGTCAGAGAAGTTTATAATGAATACATGAATTACATTGAATCTGTGTTCACTCATTTTGTCACCCACAAAGAAATAAACCAGAACGAACTTTCGGAAACTGTTCAGGATTTGGTAATTTTCATCAAGGAACACAAAAGATACATCCTCCGGATAAACCCGACTCTTGACGCAAATAAAAAAAACTTCCTTGTTCTTCACTCGATGAGATGTACAGTTGTTGCACTTGCGATAGGGCTTCAACTTCATCTTCCTCTGTCAAAGATGATTGACCTTGGGGTTACATGCATTATTCACGAAATAGGAATGCTCCGCCTTCCTCCTCAACTTTATATGACTCCAAAGAGGCTTACGGCAAATGAGAGAGCACAAGTTTCAAAACACACTCTTTTTGGATATACAATAACAAAAGATTTGAACTTTCCTCTTTCAATTCAACTTGGCGTTCTTGAACATCACGAAAATGAAAACGGGACAGGATATCCTCGTCACATAACGGGCGATAAAATCACTTCGATTGCAAAAATCATCTCCGTCGCATGTTCATACGAGGCAATATCTTCACCGCGCAGCTACAAAGACGAACGCTCAACGTTTGAAGCTCTTCTTGAAATGCTCCAAAACAAAGAAAAAAAATACGACGATGCGATAATAAAAGCGTTGCTCTATACTGTTTCGCTCTACCCTATCGGAACTTATGTATATCTTTCCGATAAAAAAGTTGCGGAAGTTGTAGATTCAACTCCCGGCGACCCTCGATGTCCGTATGTTCAATATCTTACAGAAAGAGATGAACATGGTGCTCAAAAAGTTATACAGACTGGCGCAAAATCGGGAATTACGGTTTTACGTATTTTGACAAAACAGGAACAGCAAGATGCTATGAGAATTATTGCAGAAAAAAACAAGGCGATTTCCCCGGCAGCTGTGACGGCTGTATCGCAAACAGGAACATCGCAAACAGGAACAGATATAACGCAAACAGAAAAACTTGCACAGCAGAGTGTCAAAAAGTCTCAGACAGAAAATCAATCTGTAAGCGAGCTTGAAGAGATAGACATAAACACATTTAATTGA
- a CDS encoding aldo/keto reductase, producing the protein MEYVRLGKTNLLVSRVAFGAMRLTEAGSDEDAGLIVRKAYDSGINFFDTSRKSPESEKLLGDALYDIRRNVFLSTTTSSKTSEEICKDLETSLMTLHCDYVDLYQLETEVFLPRPDGADKIYSTLRKFKEDGKIKHFGIVTTNFETAKNAVESDLYETIQFPFSMISSEETIELVKLCEEHDVGFIAMQPLCGGLVENIPLAFGFLHQFENVIPIWGVMTSAQMDQILYFNEHPPVIDEKFHEDVERIRMFFN; encoded by the coding sequence ATGGAATACGTACGTTTAGGAAAGACAAATTTATTGGTTTCGCGAGTAGCGTTCGGCGCAATGAGGCTCACAGAAGCCGGCAGCGATGAAGACGCCGGTCTGATTGTCCGCAAAGCTTATGATTCGGGAATAAATTTTTTTGACACTTCTCGCAAATCTCCCGAGAGCGAAAAACTGCTCGGCGACGCCCTCTATGACATCAGACGCAACGTATTCCTTTCTACAACAACTTCTTCCAAAACATCTGAAGAAATCTGTAAAGATTTAGAGACAAGCCTGATGACGCTCCACTGCGATTACGTAGATCTTTATCAGCTTGAAACAGAGGTTTTTCTCCCGCGCCCCGATGGAGCTGATAAAATCTATTCGACTCTTCGGAAGTTTAAAGAAGATGGAAAAATAAAGCACTTTGGCATTGTGACAACAAATTTTGAAACTGCTAAAAATGCAGTCGAATCTGACCTTTACGAAACTATTCAGTTTCCGTTCAGTATGATTTCTTCAGAGGAAACTATTGAACTTGTAAAGCTGTGTGAAGAACACGATGTGGGATTTATTGCGATGCAACCGCTATGCGGCGGACTTGTTGAAAATATTCCGCTCGCTTTCGGATTTTTACATCAGTTTGAAAATGTGATTCCTATCTGGGGTGTTATGACATCGGCGCAAATGGATCAGATTTTATACTTTAACGAACATCCGCCTGTAATCGACGAAAAATTCCACGAAGATGTAGAGCGAATAAGGATGTTTTTTAATTAA